Proteins co-encoded in one Melospiza melodia melodia isolate bMelMel2 chromosome 8, bMelMel2.pri, whole genome shotgun sequence genomic window:
- the HNRNPA3 gene encoding heterogeneous nuclear ribonucleoprotein A3 isoform X1, with product MAAIKEEREVEDYKRKGRRSSQQKYRRLNKGHEPKEPEQLRKLFIGGLSFETTDDSLREHFEKWGTLTDCVVMRDPQTKRSRGFGFVTYSCVEEVDAAMSARPHKVDGRVVEPKRAVSREDSVKPGAHLTVKKIFVGGIKEDTEEYNLREYFEKYGKIETIEVMEDRQSGKKRGFAFVTFDDHDTVDKIVVQKYHTINGHNCEVKKALSKQEMQTASSQRVKYFVGRGGGSGNFMGRGNFGGGGGNFGRGGNFGGRGGYGGGGGGGGSRGSFGGGDGYNGFGDGGNYGGGPGYGSRGGYGGGGGPGYGNPGGGYGGGGGGYDGYNEGGNFGGGNYGGSGNYNDFGNYSGQQQSNYGPMKGGGSFGGRSSGSPYGGGYGSGSGSGGYGGRRF from the exons gGCCATGAGCCAAAGGAGCCAGAGCAGTTGAGAAAGCTGTTCATTGGAGGTCTGAGCTTTGAAACAACAGATGATAGCTTGAGAGAGCACTTCGAGAAATGGGGCACACTCACCGACTGTGTG GTGATgagagacccccaaacaaaacgtTCCAGAGGCTTTGGCTTTGTGACTTACTCCTGTGTGGAGGAGGTGGATGCTGCCATGAGCGCTCGACCACATAAGGTTGATGGACGCGTGGTTGAACCAAAGAGAGCAGTTTCCAGGGAG GATTCTGTAAAGCCTGGGGCACACCTcactgtaaagaaaatatttgttgGTGGAATTAAAGAAGATACAGAAGAATATAATTTGAGGGAGTACTTTGAAAAATATGGAAAGATTGAAACCATAGAGGTCATGGAAGACAGGCAGAGTGGAAAGAAGAGAGGCTTCGCTTTTGTTACTTTTGATGATCATGATACAGTTGATAAAATTGTTG TTCAGAAATACCATACTATAAATGGACACAACTGTGAAGTGAAAAAAGCGCTCTCAAAACAGGAGATGCAGACTGCTAGCTCTCAGAGAG TGAAATATTTTGTAGGTCGTGGGGGTGGCTCAGGCAACTTCATGGGCCGTGGAAACTTCGGAGGCGGTGGAGGGAATTTTGGCCGAGGAGGAAACTTTGGTGGGAGAG GAGGCTATGGGGGTGGTGGTGGCGGTGGTGGGAGCAGAGGAAGCTTTGGGGGTGGTGACGGATACAATGGATTTGGTGATG GTGGCAACTATGGCGGTGGTCCTGGCTATGGCAGCAGAGGAGGTTATGGTGGTGGTGGAGGACCAGGATATGGAAACCCAGGTGGTGgatatggaggaggaggaggaggatatgatGGCTACAATGAAggaggaaattttggtggtg GTAATTATGGTGGAAGTGGAAACTACAATGATTTTGGCAATTACAGTGGACAACAGCAGTCTAACTATGGTCCCATGAaaggtggtggcagctttggtggCAGAAGTTCAGGCAGTCCCTATGGTG GTGGTTATGGATCTGGAAGTGGAAGTGGGGGCTATGGTGGTAGAAGATTCTAA
- the HNRNPA3 gene encoding heterogeneous nuclear ribonucleoprotein A3 isoform X2, with the protein MAAIKEEREVEDYKRKGRRSSQQKYRRLNKGHEPKEPEQLRKLFIGGLSFETTDDSLREHFEKWGTLTDCVVMRDPQTKRSRGFGFVTYSCVEEVDAAMSARPHKVDGRVVEPKRAVSREDSVKPGAHLTVKKIFVGGIKEDTEEYNLREYFEKYGKIETIEVMEDRQSGKKRGFAFVTFDDHDTVDKIVVQKYHTINGHNCEVKKALSKQEMQTASSQRGRGGGSGNFMGRGNFGGGGGNFGRGGNFGGRGGYGGGGGGGGSRGSFGGGDGYNGFGDGGNYGGGPGYGSRGGYGGGGGPGYGNPGGGYGGGGGGYDGYNEGGNFGGGNYGGSGNYNDFGNYSGQQQSNYGPMKGGGSFGGRSSGSPYGGGYGSGSGSGGYGGRRF; encoded by the exons gGCCATGAGCCAAAGGAGCCAGAGCAGTTGAGAAAGCTGTTCATTGGAGGTCTGAGCTTTGAAACAACAGATGATAGCTTGAGAGAGCACTTCGAGAAATGGGGCACACTCACCGACTGTGTG GTGATgagagacccccaaacaaaacgtTCCAGAGGCTTTGGCTTTGTGACTTACTCCTGTGTGGAGGAGGTGGATGCTGCCATGAGCGCTCGACCACATAAGGTTGATGGACGCGTGGTTGAACCAAAGAGAGCAGTTTCCAGGGAG GATTCTGTAAAGCCTGGGGCACACCTcactgtaaagaaaatatttgttgGTGGAATTAAAGAAGATACAGAAGAATATAATTTGAGGGAGTACTTTGAAAAATATGGAAAGATTGAAACCATAGAGGTCATGGAAGACAGGCAGAGTGGAAAGAAGAGAGGCTTCGCTTTTGTTACTTTTGATGATCATGATACAGTTGATAAAATTGTTG TTCAGAAATACCATACTATAAATGGACACAACTGTGAAGTGAAAAAAGCGCTCTCAAAACAGGAGATGCAGACTGCTAGCTCTCAGAGAG GTCGTGGGGGTGGCTCAGGCAACTTCATGGGCCGTGGAAACTTCGGAGGCGGTGGAGGGAATTTTGGCCGAGGAGGAAACTTTGGTGGGAGAG GAGGCTATGGGGGTGGTGGTGGCGGTGGTGGGAGCAGAGGAAGCTTTGGGGGTGGTGACGGATACAATGGATTTGGTGATG GTGGCAACTATGGCGGTGGTCCTGGCTATGGCAGCAGAGGAGGTTATGGTGGTGGTGGAGGACCAGGATATGGAAACCCAGGTGGTGgatatggaggaggaggaggaggatatgatGGCTACAATGAAggaggaaattttggtggtg GTAATTATGGTGGAAGTGGAAACTACAATGATTTTGGCAATTACAGTGGACAACAGCAGTCTAACTATGGTCCCATGAaaggtggtggcagctttggtggCAGAAGTTCAGGCAGTCCCTATGGTG GTGGTTATGGATCTGGAAGTGGAAGTGGGGGCTATGGTGGTAGAAGATTCTAA
- the NFE2L2 gene encoding nuclear factor erythroid 2-related factor 2, whose translation MNLIDILWRQDIDLGARREVFDSRQRQKEYELEKQKKLEKERQEQLQKEQEEALLAQLELDEETGEFIPVQPAQCIQSENTEPPVGFAQTTEPSKPEAEALSFDDCMQLLAEAFPFIDEHEASSAAFQSLVPAQVNSNPAFVSSDQTQPPESPDLVQPTDAENMQNIEQVWEELLSLSELQCLNIENDNLAEVSTVTSPETKPAEMHNSYSYCSSLPMLKKDANCSPDFLDGMEGPFSGILPPEDTSQLSVNSLNDTSPSNPDFCEDFYTTFIDTKVNGDAAATNTISQSLAEILSEPIDLSDFALCKAFNGNHSGTRAECNDSDSGISLNASSSVASPEDSVESSAYADKTLGCSDSEMEDTDGASGSMLQSSAGLYSLHLQDRVFSSLGPSTQTSSLPHTATPKKEPPPAPGQPRVPFTKDKPPGRLDAHLTRDEQRARALQIPFPVEKIINLPVADFSEMMSKEQFSEAQLTLIRDIRRRGKNKVAAQNCRKRKLENIVELEHDLSNLKDEKEKLLKEKGEHDRSLHQMKKQFTTLYLEVFSMLRDEDGKPYSPSEYSLQQTRDGNVFLVPKSRQSGTKL comes from the exons ATGAACCTGATTGACATCCTTTGGAGGCAAGATATAGACCTTGGGGCGAGACGTGAAGTGTTTGATTCCAGGCAGCGGCAGAAGGAGTATGAACTTGAGAAGCAGAAGAAACTTGAAAAGGAAAGACAAGAGCAGCTCCAAAAAGAGCAGGAGGAAGCCTTGCTGGCTCAGCTGGAGTTAGACGAAGAGACAGGTGAATTCATTCCTGTGCAGCCAGCTCAGTGCATTCAGTCAGAAAATACTGAGCCACCTGTTGGTTTCGCACAG ACCACAGAGCCTTCAAAACCAGAAGCAGAGGCCTTGTCCTTTGATGACTGCATGCAGCTCTTGGCAGAAGCATTCCCGTTTATAGATGAGCATGAG GCTTCTTCAGCTGCATTTCAGTCACTGGTTCCTGCTCAGGTCAATAGCAACCCAGCCTTTGTTTCTTCTGATCAAACTCAGCCACCTGAATCCCCTGATCTAGTACAACCCACTGATGCAGAGAATATGCAGAACATAGAGCAAGTTTGGGAAGAATTACTGTCCCTTTCAGAGTTACAG TGCCTGAACATTGAAAATGATAACCTGGCTGAGGTGAGCACAGTGACAAGCCCTGAGACCAAGCCAGCAGAGATGCACAACAGCTACAGTTACTGCAGCTCGTTACCCATGCTGAAGAAGGATGCTAACTGCAGTCCAGATTTCCTGGATGGTATGGAGGGCCCCTTCTCGGGCATTTTACCACCAGAAGACACCAGCCAGCTGAGTGTGAACTCTTTAAATGACACATCCCCTTCAAACCCTGATTTCTGTGAGGATTTCTACACCACGTTTATTGATACAAAGGTGAACGGTGATGCAGCAGCAACGAACACTATCAGTCAGTCCCTGGCAGAGATTCTAAGTGAACCTATTGATCTTTCTGACTTTGCACTGTGTAAAGCTTTTAATGGCAACCACTCAGGGACCAGAGCAGAATGTAACGATTCTGACTCTGGTATTTCACTGAATGCAAGCTCCAGCGTGGCGTCACCAGAGGACTCTGTGGAATCATCTGCCTATGCAGATAAGACTTTGGGTTGCAGCGATTCTGAAATGGAAGATACAGATGGTGCTTCTGGAAGTAtgctgcagagcagtgctggtcTGTACTCTTTGCACCTCCAGGATCGGGTGTTTTCTTCCTTAGGGCCAAGCACTCAAACATCGAGTTTGCCACATACAGCCACACCAAAGAAAGAAccccctcctgctcctggccAACCCAGAGTTCCCTTCACAAAAGATAAACCTCCAGGCCGCCTTGATGCTCATCTCACAAGAGATGAGCAAAGAGCCAGAGCTCTGCAGATCCCTTTTCCTGTTGAAAAAATCATCAATCTCCCTGTTGCGGACTTCAGCGAAATGATGTCTAAGGAGCAGTTCAGCGAAGCCCAGCTTACGCTTATTCGAGATATACGCAGGAGAGGCAAGAACAAAGTGGCTGCTCAAAATTGCCGTAAAAGAAAACTGGAAAATATAGTAGAACTGGAGCATGATTTGAGTAACCTAaaagatgagaaagaaaaattgctTAAGGAAAAAGGAGAGCATGACAGGAGCCTTCATCAAATGAAAAAGCAATTCACCACCTTGTACCTCGAGGTCTTCAGCATGCTACGTGATGAAGACGGAAAGCCTTACTCTCCCAGTGAATATTCACTGCAGCAAACTAGAGATGGCAATGTCTTTCTTGTTCCTAAGAGCAGGCAGTCGGGGACTAAACTTTGA